The genomic stretch CAGTAAGCACTTCTCTTCTGTTCTCTCCCTGCGGCTCTGCGTCTCTGCGTGAGGCCGAAGTTGTCCTTGACGGAGCCGGCGAAGGCGGGCACTTTGCGCGCTCGCCTGAACCCGGGAAGGAAGCACGCGCATGGCAGACAGACTGGAAGAATTCCGCCGCTTCAGGGAGCGCATGAACGAGCGCATCCTCGAGGCCGGCAACCTGGAAATCAAGCGCTTCTTCGCGCTCGACACCCGCTGCTACGAGCCCGGCGCGCTGGACGTAAAAACCAAGGAGCTGCTGGGCCTCGTCGCCTCCATGGTGCTGCGCTGCGACGACTGCGTGACGTACCACCTGGTCCGCTGCAAGGAAGAAGGGGTCAG from Longimicrobium sp. encodes the following:
- a CDS encoding carboxymuconolactone decarboxylase family protein; this translates as MADRLEEFRRFRERMNERILEAGNLEIKRFFALDTRCYEPGALDVKTKELLGLVASMVLRCDDCVTYHLVRCKEEGVSDAELFETFNVGLIVGGSIVIPHLRRAVDMLDRLNADGPIDIDRETAE